A window of Streptomyces broussonetiae genomic DNA:
GCGTCGTGCCCGGGAAGGTCACGGAACTCGTCGTCACCGGCGACCGGCTCACCGGGGTCCGGCTGGCCGGGCGTACCCCCGCCGAGGCAGGCACGGTCCACGACCTCGAGGTGCTGTTCGCCGCACCGCGGGCCGTGCCGCAGAACGACCTGCTGGTGAAGCTGGGCGCGGAGCTGCGCGAGACACCCTTCGGCAGCTATCCGGTGACCGACGAGCGCGGCCTGACGACCGTGCCCGGCCTCTGGGCGGCGGGCAACGCCGGCGGCTTCGCCGAACAGGTGATCAACGCGGCCAGCCGCGGCTACCGCGCGGGGGCGGCGATCAACGGGGAACTGCTCATGGCGGACCTCGACGCTGCCGTGCGGATGTAGCAGCCCGGCGGGCCTCCGGTGCAGGATGGCTGCATGCTCCTTGCCCGGCTCGCCCAGGTGTCCCGCGAGGTCGCCGCGACGGCGGCACGGTCCCGCAAGACGGCGCTGCTCGCGGAGCTGTTCCGGGACGCCGAGGCGGACGACGTGCCGATCGTCATCCCGTACCTGGCCGGACGGCTGCCGCAGGGCCGGCTCGGGGTCGGCTGGAAGGTGCTGAGCCACCCGGTGCCGCCGGCCGCCGAGCCCACGCTCACGGTCCGGGAGGCCGACGCCCGGCTCACCGAACTGGGCAGGGTCCGCGGTGCGGGCGCGCAGGCGGAGCGGACCCGGATCGTGGGCTCGCTGATGGGCGCGGCCACCGCGGACGAGCAGCGCTTCCTGCGCGGGCTGCTCACCGGCGAGGTCCGGCAAGGCGCGCTGGACGCGGTCGCGGTCGAGGGCCTCGCCCAGGCGACCGGCGCCGACCCGGCCGCCGTCCGGCGGGCGGTGATGCTGGCGGGGTCGCTGCAGACGGTCGCCCAGGCGCTGCTGGCCGAGGGTCCCGGCGCACTGGACCGGTTCCGGCTCACCGTCGGCCGGCCGGTGCTGCCGATGCTGGCGCAGAGCGCCTCCTCGGTCGCCGAGGCCGTGCGCAAGCTCGGCGCCTGCGCGGTGGAGGAGAAGCTGGACGGCATCCGGGTGCAGGTCCACCGGGACGGCGACACGATCCGGGTGCACACCCGCACCCTGGACGACATCACCGGCCGGCTGCCCGAAGTGACTTCGGCCGCACGGGAGTTGACGGGCGAGCGGTTCGTCCTGGACGGCGAGGTGATCTCCTTCGGCGAGGACGGCCGCCCCCGCTCCTTCCAGGAGACCGCGGGCCGGGTCGGCTCCCGTACGGACGTGGCGAAGGCTGCCGGACAGGTACCGGTCTCGCCCGTCTTCTTCGACGTCCTGTCGGTCGACGGCCGCGATCTGCTCGACCTGCCGTTCGCCGAGCGGCACGCGGAGCTGGCCCGGCTGGTGCCCGAGCCGATGCGGGTGCGCCGTACGGTCGCCGCCGGGCCCGAGGACATCCCCGAGGCGGAACGGTTCCTCGCCGACACCCTGGCCCGCGGGCACGAGGGCGTGGTGGTGAAGGCGCTGGACGCCCCCTACGGCGCGGGCCGGCGCGGCGCCGCCTGGCTGAAGGTCAAGCCCGTGCACACCCTCGACCTGGTGGTGCTGGCCGCCGAGTGGGGTCACGGCCGCCGCACGGGCAGACTGTCCAACCTGCACCTAGGCGCCCGCACCGCCGACGGCGGCTTCGCCATGCTCGGCAAGACCTTCAAGGGCATGACCGACGTGATGCTCGCCTGGCAGACCAAGCGGCTGCGGGAGCTGGCGGTCGACGAGGACGCCGACGACGGCTGGGTGGTCCGGGTCCGCCCCGAACTCGTCGTGGAGATCGCCTACGACGGCCTCCAGCGCTCCTCGCGCTACCCGGCCGGCGTGACCCTGCGCTTCGCCCGGGTAGTGCGCTATCGCGAGGACAAACGCCCCGAGGAGGCCGATACGGTGGAGGCCCTGCTGGCGGCCCACCCGGAGGTCACACCGTGACGGTGCGTACGACGAAGCACAGTGCGGGACTGCTGGTGTTCCGGCACACCGATGAGGGGCTTCAGGTAGTGCTCGGCCATATGGGTGGCCCCCTGTGGGCGAAGAAGGACGCCGGGGCGTGGACGGTCCCCAAGGGCGAGTACGCGTCCGACGAGCCCGCATGGGAGGCGGCCCGGCGGGAGTTCCGGGAGGAGCTGGGGCTGGCGCCGCCGGGCGGGACGGCCGTACCGCTGGGCGAGGTCGTGCAGAAGAACGGCAAGATCGTCACGGCGTGGGCGGTGGAGGCCGACCTGGATCTGACGGGTTTCACCCCGGGCAGCTTCACCATGCAGTGGCCCCCGAGGTCCGGACGCGAGCAGGAGTTCCCCGAGCTGGACCGGGTGGAGTGGCTGGGCATCGACCGGGCCCGCGAGCTGATCATCTCCGCGCAGAGCGCGTTTCTCGACCGGCTGGCGGAGCACACGCGCTGAAGAGGGTCTCACGCGTTGCGGACGCCGCGCCCGCGCGCGAAGGTCGAGACAAGCCCGCTCCCAGGGAGGCCAGCCATGCCCATCGCGACGGTGAACCCGGCCAACGGCGAGACGCTCAAGGCGTACGAGCCCATGGGCGAGGAGGAGCTGGAACGCCGGCTCCAGCTCGCCGAGGCCACGTTCCGCACGTACCGGACGACCGCGTTCGCCGACCGGGCCCGACTGCTGAACAAGGCCGCCGATCTGCTCGACGAGGACCAGCCGGAGATCGGCCGGGTCATGACCACCGAGATGGGCAAGCCGGTCAAGCAGGCCCGCGCGGAGGCCGCGAAGTGCGCGAAGGCGATGCGCTGGTACGCCGAGCACGCCGAGGCGCTGCTGGCCGACGAGGAGCCCGCCGAGTCGGACGTGCGCGACTCCGGGGCGTCCCGGGTCCGGGTGCGCTACCGGCCGCTCGGCCCGGTGCTCGCGGTCATGCCGTGGAACTTCCCCCTGTGGCAGGTCGTACGGTTCGCCGCGCCCGCGCTGATGGCGGGCAACGTGGGCCTGCTCAAACACGCCTCCAACGTCCCCCAGACGGCCCTGTACCTGGAAGACCTGTTCCACCGGGCGGGCTTCACGGAAGGCTGCTTCCAGACGCTGCTGATCGGGGCGGGCGCGGTAGACGGCATCCTGCGCGACGAGCGGGTCAAGGCGGCGACGCTGACGGGCAGCGAGCCCGCGGGCCGGGCGGTCGCCGCCACCGCCGGGGAGATGATCAAGAAGACGGTGCTGGAGCTGGGCGGCAGCGACCCGTACGTCGTCATGCCCTCGGCCGACCTGGACCGGGCCGC
This region includes:
- a CDS encoding ATP-dependent DNA ligase, coding for MLLARLAQVSREVAATAARSRKTALLAELFRDAEADDVPIVIPYLAGRLPQGRLGVGWKVLSHPVPPAAEPTLTVREADARLTELGRVRGAGAQAERTRIVGSLMGAATADEQRFLRGLLTGEVRQGALDAVAVEGLAQATGADPAAVRRAVMLAGSLQTVAQALLAEGPGALDRFRLTVGRPVLPMLAQSASSVAEAVRKLGACAVEEKLDGIRVQVHRDGDTIRVHTRTLDDITGRLPEVTSAARELTGERFVLDGEVISFGEDGRPRSFQETAGRVGSRTDVAKAAGQVPVSPVFFDVLSVDGRDLLDLPFAERHAELARLVPEPMRVRRTVAAGPEDIPEAERFLADTLARGHEGVVVKALDAPYGAGRRGAAWLKVKPVHTLDLVVLAAEWGHGRRTGRLSNLHLGARTADGGFAMLGKTFKGMTDVMLAWQTKRLRELAVDEDADDGWVVRVRPELVVEIAYDGLQRSSRYPAGVTLRFARVVRYREDKRPEEADTVEALLAAHPEVTP
- a CDS encoding NUDIX domain-containing protein; the protein is MTVRTTKHSAGLLVFRHTDEGLQVVLGHMGGPLWAKKDAGAWTVPKGEYASDEPAWEAARREFREELGLAPPGGTAVPLGEVVQKNGKIVTAWAVEADLDLTGFTPGSFTMQWPPRSGREQEFPELDRVEWLGIDRARELIISAQSAFLDRLAEHTR
- a CDS encoding NADP-dependent succinic semialdehyde dehydrogenase, with product MPIATVNPANGETLKAYEPMGEEELERRLQLAEATFRTYRTTAFADRARLLNKAADLLDEDQPEIGRVMTTEMGKPVKQARAEAAKCAKAMRWYAEHAEALLADEEPAESDVRDSGASRVRVRYRPLGPVLAVMPWNFPLWQVVRFAAPALMAGNVGLLKHASNVPQTALYLEDLFHRAGFTEGCFQTLLIGAGAVDGILRDERVKAATLTGSEPAGRAVAATAGEMIKKTVLELGGSDPYVVMPSADLDRAAGIAVTARVQNNGQSCIAAKRFIVHHDVYDAFAEKFVAGMRALKVGDPLEEDTGVGPLATEQGRKDVEELVDDARRSGAEVLCGGQRPDGPGWYYPPTVLAGITREMRIHREEAFGPVATLYRAGDLDEALLIANDSPFGLSSNVWTRDEAEVERFARDLEAGSVYVNGMTASHPAFPFGGVKRSGYGRELSGHGIREFCNITTVWQGV